One genomic region from Granulicatella adiacens ATCC 49175 encodes:
- the essC gene encoding type VII secretion protein EssC yields the protein MICLIKLKDTIYDISQERPYRVGAFMNDDIVIKNPYADKLTVKNGLVTYNHETYSYGKHAISLSDDIHAELFMFEYTLQTLMTNVPITIGSEAIHTVRIEESDELLIRQIPTGYEVVTSKPIFLNGQKVNASIHMSEGDSVFSSSGYFVKMDGQRVLIASIHPIESELIQLDFEENGEDKFSDFHRSPRFILREPDDVVSILAPPTEDNMQKQSLLKLIIMPLAMIGLTVATHFLTGNGGMMIMMMGMSVITLITSVHSFFSDKKQNKRLKAKKMENYKAYLNEKYKELYDLSKEQEEALNYHYPSMEQVMEMAKNTDRRLYEKTPHHFDFLTYRLGTGRIIPSFKVDYKKSELTEYNEAISEQVTELVAHYQFLENLPITNDLLSAPTGYIGSRRTVIEQVQQAMMQLATFHSYHDVQFVPVFREEELPLWEWSRWLPHMKLQQFNCRSFVYHQRSRDQLLTSLYQMIKERKQAAEQAGSNKQLTFTPHYVFVITDLSLMLDHNIMEFINEDLSHLGISYLFVEDVIESLPEHVNTVVDFKGNRQGTLRLHNGEYMDKPFVTFEKLSTEAKEQFARDLAQVTHVQTLRNAIPDSVTFLEMYGVDSVEALDMNHRWATNDTYQTMAVPLGLRGRDELLMLNLHEKAHGPHGLMAGTTGSGKSETIQSYIASLAVNFHPYEVAFLLIDYKGGGMANLFADLPHLVGAITNLDVAQANRALVSIQAELKKRQRLFAEYDVNHIHQYMKLFKEGVATEPMPHLFLISDEFAELKTNQPDFMKELVSAARIGRSLGIHLILATQKPSGVVDDQIWSNSKFKIALKVQDVADSREIIKTPDAAEITQTGRGYLQVGNNEIYELFQSAWSGADYEPEAVRSTHRDTTVYAIKDNGQYEAINKDLSGLDDSGNQKRLPTQLDAVVQEAKRVFESLHLPKVASPWLPPLKERIAAEDIQDIQFKHYWGADKHPEFLLGYQDIPEQQAQLPLTVDFNDCGHILVVGSPGYGKSTFIQNALIDVMRKTTPEQSHIYLYDFGTSGLISLVDFPHVADYFTADDNEKVMKSLRRLQKEVKLRKAALSEARSSNMQQYNRDAATPFPSLFIAIDSFDGVSDATFSEAFNETVNILAREGASLGIYLITTMSRFNAMRVQLQANFKTKIALYLFEQSDVTSIVGRTDQVLLDIRGRGLMKQDTVVSFQVCVPYAVEDNSSMIQQVKAEVQEMSHYWTGALPQPIPMLPEVVTPEMVEAQVDRAERNHQILLGLTREMVEVAAFTLDKAISLVSDNVRSVTQFYKVLAYQLKQYTTPVQVVIVDPLGLVPLDQFKEAHRFSDTLSAKEGMNIILDNLKERMTQPGEYTQSLIIIPDIQTLGQSLNITENQFKELLLEGPKYGITPVFVGNYKDLMTNYSTLVTLHRQLATQVFMGMRISDQEYVRFPYISNEKSPRPNEGYIVDAEGYEFVQLMSIEE from the coding sequence ATGATTTGTTTAATTAAACTAAAAGATACGATATATGACATTTCACAGGAAAGACCCTACCGTGTAGGTGCTTTTATGAATGATGATATTGTCATTAAAAATCCTTATGCAGATAAACTAACCGTCAAGAATGGACTAGTGACGTATAATCATGAAACGTATTCTTACGGGAAGCATGCAATTTCTTTGAGTGATGACATACATGCAGAATTATTTATGTTTGAATACACGTTACAAACATTAATGACGAACGTGCCTATTACGATTGGATCAGAGGCTATTCATACGGTTCGAATCGAGGAAAGTGATGAGTTATTAATCCGACAAATCCCTACTGGATACGAAGTTGTAACTTCAAAACCTATCTTCTTAAATGGACAAAAAGTGAACGCGTCCATTCATATGAGTGAAGGAGACAGTGTATTTTCATCAAGTGGGTATTTTGTCAAAATGGATGGACAACGTGTTCTCATAGCTAGTATTCATCCTATTGAATCAGAATTAATACAATTGGATTTTGAAGAGAACGGGGAAGATAAATTCAGTGATTTCCACCGGTCCCCTCGTTTCATTTTACGTGAGCCAGATGATGTGGTGAGCATCTTAGCGCCTCCAACTGAGGATAATATGCAGAAGCAATCGCTATTAAAATTAATTATCATGCCACTTGCGATGATTGGGCTTACGGTAGCAACGCATTTTCTTACAGGAAATGGCGGTATGATGATTATGATGATGGGAATGTCGGTGATTACTTTAATCACCTCAGTCCATAGTTTCTTCTCAGACAAAAAACAAAATAAACGTCTGAAAGCGAAAAAGATGGAAAACTATAAAGCGTATTTGAATGAGAAATATAAAGAGCTTTATGACTTATCTAAAGAGCAGGAAGAAGCGTTGAATTATCATTATCCAAGTATGGAGCAGGTCATGGAAATGGCCAAAAATACCGATAGACGTCTCTATGAAAAGACACCTCATCACTTTGATTTTCTAACGTACCGTCTAGGGACAGGACGAATCATTCCAAGTTTTAAAGTCGATTATAAAAAATCTGAGTTAACAGAATACAATGAAGCCATCAGTGAACAAGTAACGGAATTAGTGGCTCATTATCAATTCTTAGAAAATCTACCCATTACCAATGATTTGTTATCGGCTCCTACAGGGTATATCGGCTCTCGTCGAACAGTCATTGAGCAAGTGCAACAAGCGATGATGCAATTGGCTACTTTCCATAGTTACCATGATGTACAATTTGTTCCAGTGTTTCGTGAAGAGGAACTCCCATTGTGGGAATGGAGTCGTTGGTTACCGCATATGAAACTTCAGCAGTTCAATTGCCGTAGTTTTGTATATCATCAACGCAGTCGTGATCAATTGTTAACGTCTCTCTATCAAATGATCAAAGAACGCAAACAAGCGGCTGAACAAGCAGGAAGTAACAAACAACTCACCTTTACTCCTCATTACGTATTCGTGATTACTGATTTGTCTCTGATGCTAGACCATAATATTATGGAGTTTATCAATGAAGATTTATCACACCTTGGAATTAGCTATCTTTTTGTAGAAGATGTGATTGAAAGCCTACCAGAACATGTAAACACTGTTGTGGATTTCAAAGGAAATCGTCAAGGAACATTACGCCTCCATAATGGCGAATATATGGATAAACCATTTGTGACTTTTGAGAAGCTATCCACTGAAGCTAAAGAACAATTTGCAAGAGACTTGGCTCAAGTAACGCATGTTCAAACATTACGAAACGCGATTCCAGATAGTGTCACATTCCTAGAGATGTATGGTGTCGATTCTGTAGAAGCATTAGATATGAACCATCGTTGGGCAACGAATGATACGTACCAAACGATGGCAGTACCATTAGGGCTACGTGGCCGTGATGAATTATTAATGTTGAATTTACATGAAAAAGCGCATGGACCTCACGGGCTAATGGCAGGGACAACAGGTTCCGGGAAATCTGAAACCATACAGTCGTATATTGCTTCGTTAGCGGTGAATTTCCATCCATATGAAGTGGCGTTTCTGTTGATTGACTACAAAGGTGGGGGGATGGCGAACCTGTTTGCAGACCTACCGCACTTAGTTGGAGCGATTACCAATCTAGATGTCGCACAAGCCAATCGTGCCCTAGTGTCTATTCAAGCAGAATTGAAGAAACGTCAACGATTATTTGCAGAATATGATGTAAACCATATTCATCAGTACATGAAATTATTTAAAGAGGGTGTAGCCACTGAGCCAATGCCTCATTTATTCTTGATTTCCGATGAGTTTGCAGAATTGAAAACGAACCAACCGGACTTCATGAAAGAGTTAGTATCTGCAGCGCGTATCGGACGTTCGCTCGGAATTCACTTAATCTTAGCGACTCAAAAACCAAGCGGAGTTGTGGATGACCAAATCTGGTCTAACTCGAAGTTTAAAATTGCCTTGAAAGTACAAGATGTGGCTGATTCGCGTGAAATTATTAAAACGCCAGATGCTGCAGAAATTACACAGACGGGTCGTGGATACTTACAAGTTGGGAATAATGAAATCTATGAATTATTCCAAAGTGCATGGAGTGGAGCCGATTATGAACCAGAAGCGGTACGTTCCACACATCGAGATACGACAGTGTATGCCATTAAAGATAATGGCCAGTATGAAGCAATCAATAAAGACTTAAGTGGATTAGATGATAGTGGCAACCAGAAACGATTACCAACGCAACTCGATGCGGTCGTTCAAGAAGCAAAGCGTGTATTCGAATCGCTACACCTTCCAAAAGTGGCAAGTCCTTGGCTTCCACCGTTAAAAGAGAGAATAGCAGCGGAAGATATCCAAGATATTCAATTTAAACATTATTGGGGAGCCGATAAACACCCTGAGTTTTTATTGGGATATCAAGATATTCCAGAACAACAAGCGCAATTACCGCTGACCGTTGATTTCAACGATTGTGGCCATATTCTGGTTGTTGGAAGCCCAGGTTATGGGAAATCTACCTTTATCCAAAATGCATTGATTGATGTAATGCGTAAAACAACGCCAGAGCAATCGCATATCTATTTATATGATTTCGGAACGAGTGGATTAATTTCTTTAGTAGATTTTCCACATGTGGCAGACTACTTTACAGCAGATGATAATGAGAAAGTGATGAAGTCATTACGACGTCTTCAAAAAGAAGTGAAGTTACGAAAGGCAGCTCTTAGTGAAGCACGTTCAAGTAATATGCAACAATACAACAGAGATGCCGCAACACCATTCCCTTCACTATTTATTGCAATCGATAGTTTTGATGGAGTGAGTGACGCTACTTTCAGCGAAGCCTTTAACGAAACCGTTAATATTCTAGCGCGTGAGGGAGCCTCTCTAGGAATCTATCTCATCACAACGATGTCTCGTTTCAATGCTATGCGTGTTCAATTACAAGCAAACTTTAAAACAAAAATTGCGCTTTACTTATTCGAACAGAGCGATGTTACAAGTATTGTTGGTCGTACAGACCAAGTGCTTTTGGATATCCGTGGGCGCGGATTAATGAAGCAAGATACAGTCGTTTCATTCCAAGTGTGTGTGCCGTATGCTGTGGAAGATAATTCATCCATGATTCAGCAAGTGAAAGCAGAAGTGCAAGAAATGTCACATTATTGGACAGGTGCATTACCACAGCCAATTCCAATGTTGCCAGAAGTGGTGACACCAGAAATGGTGGAAGCTCAAGTAGACCGAGCAGAACGAAACCATCAAATATTACTCGGGTTAACGAGAGAAATGGTCGAAGTGGCTGCATTTACATTAGATAAAGCCATCTCCTTAGTTAGCGATAATGTTCGAAGTGTTACTCAGTTCTACAAAGTATTAGCTTACCAGTTGAAACAATATACGACTCCTGTTCAAGTTGTGATTGTGGATCCATTAGGATTAGTACCATTAGATCAATTTAAGGAAGCGCATCGTTTCAGTGATACACTGAGCGCTAAAGAAGGAATGAATATCATCTTAGACAACTTGAAGGAACGGATGACGCAACCTGGCGAGTATACGCAATCACTCATTATCATTCCAGACATCCAAACCCTTGGACAAAGTCTCAACATTACAGAAAATCAGTTCAAAGAGCTTCTGTTAGAAGGGCCTAAGTACGGCATTACACCAGTATTTGTGGGGAACTATAAAGACTTAATGACGAATTACTCTACGCTTGTCACCTTACACAGACAATTGGCGACACAGGTGTTCATGGGAATGCGTATCAGCGACCAAGAATATGTTCGCTTCCCGTATATCTCAAACGAAAAATCTCCACGTCCAAACGAAGGCTATATTGTTGATGCAGAAGGTTATGAATTTGTACAATTAATGAGTATAGAAGAATAA
- the essB gene encoding type VII secretion protein EssB → MKTLEVTKEEFKGNIALALTLLEVSIPEAVSLQIEETESAYLFHAETDTVQDYGVVYQLPLEEQLRYLMNIGQLYEALKTSAYTYSLTPDNLVFTQNGIAKLIFRGVKGQVPPYEEITEATFLKHYKSMIISVLDTKAKYEELAQGKLEFYKGHKFTESILSAETIEEVVSLLNEHLEYEKQRVAKEMVRVPRKRLFTWKLTGILFGILSVIFASLLGYHMLVTQPQQQTIANVRLSFIQKDYSKVVSSVKNMDSKSLSPEDKYIVAYSVIMTEPLTDAQKTTLGKITTQTNEDYLRYWVLIGQNKIDEAMDIASYLDDPQLLMYGLTKKIDDIQRDPSLTSEKRTEEINRYKGKLEELKKQYLPAQQKTKEN, encoded by the coding sequence TTGAAAACTCTTGAAGTAACGAAAGAAGAATTTAAAGGCAATATTGCATTGGCTTTAACATTATTAGAAGTGAGCATTCCAGAAGCAGTATCTCTACAAATTGAAGAAACAGAAAGCGCCTATCTGTTTCATGCTGAAACAGATACCGTTCAAGATTACGGTGTAGTATATCAGCTTCCTTTAGAAGAACAACTACGGTATCTAATGAATATTGGTCAATTGTATGAAGCACTAAAAACAAGTGCCTACACGTATTCTTTAACCCCTGATAATCTTGTGTTCACTCAAAATGGGATTGCGAAGCTCATTTTCCGTGGAGTCAAAGGTCAAGTTCCTCCCTATGAAGAAATAACGGAAGCAACTTTCTTAAAACATTATAAATCTATGATTATTTCTGTCTTAGATACAAAAGCAAAGTATGAAGAACTCGCACAAGGCAAACTCGAATTTTATAAAGGACATAAATTTACTGAGAGTATCCTCTCTGCAGAAACCATTGAGGAGGTTGTAAGTTTACTAAATGAGCACTTGGAGTATGAAAAGCAACGTGTGGCAAAAGAAATGGTGCGTGTCCCTCGTAAGAGATTATTCACATGGAAATTAACAGGGATTCTATTTGGGATATTATCGGTAATCTTTGCCAGTCTTTTAGGATATCACATGTTGGTGACTCAACCACAACAGCAAACGATTGCAAATGTACGCTTATCCTTCATCCAAAAAGACTATTCTAAGGTAGTATCTTCTGTTAAAAATATGGATAGTAAAAGCTTATCACCAGAAGACAAATATATCGTTGCGTACTCTGTAATAATGACCGAACCGTTAACGGACGCTCAAAAAACAACGCTAGGGAAAATTACGACTCAAACGAATGAAGACTATCTACGTTATTGGGTTCTTATCGGTCAGAATAAGATTGATGAAGCAATGGATATTGCGAGTTATTTAGATGATCCGCAATTATTAATGTACGGTTTAACGAAGAAAATCGATGATATCCAACGAGATCCAAGTTTAACTTCTGAAAAAAGAACGGAAGAAATTAATCGTTATAAAGGTAAGTTAGAAGAACTCAAGAAACAATATTTACCAGCGCAACAAAAAACGAAAGAAAATTAA
- a CDS encoding protein EsaB, whose product MRNTYINITLNLEKFAYGKYDLRIPVGISMKELLNIVKDAYQLAFEVNTPSVRIHEKGIVLTALQRIEDVNYLHDGIQLIVETL is encoded by the coding sequence ATGCGTAATACCTATATTAATATCACATTAAATTTAGAAAAGTTTGCCTATGGGAAATATGATCTTCGAATCCCAGTAGGAATAAGTATGAAGGAATTATTAAATATTGTGAAGGATGCCTATCAGTTAGCGTTTGAGGTGAATACCCCCAGTGTCCGCATTCATGAAAAAGGAATCGTATTAACAGCTTTACAAAGAATTGAAGATGTGAACTATTTACATGACGGAATCCAACTGATTGTTGAAACATTATAG